One stretch of Lysobacter sp. TY2-98 DNA includes these proteins:
- a CDS encoding oxidoreductase, translating into MKPSVPVRVALIGYGFAGRTFHAPLIHAVSGLSLVRVASRSQATVHRDLPDVAVEPDPMRAAVSPDVDLVVIAAPNDAHYPLARAALQAGKHVVVDKPMTPRLEEATDLVRLAHANGRLLAVFHNRRWDSDFLSVREAIRKGAVGDVWHLESRIERFRPEVRDRWRERPGPAGGLWWDLGPHVVDQALVLLGWPDTVQASFAMQRAGASTDDWAHVVLGFGERRAVLHTSMTAAASGARFVVHGRAGTLVKERADRQESQLIAGLRPGDDDWGVDPDPLVWHKADGSIETVPATRGDQSQFYVELCSALAGERANPVPPDQAVRVMRVLEAAIEAASQRRTVELPQLD; encoded by the coding sequence ATGAAGCCCTCGGTCCCCGTCCGCGTTGCACTCATCGGGTACGGCTTCGCCGGGCGTACGTTCCATGCACCGCTTATCCACGCGGTGTCCGGGTTGTCGCTGGTGCGGGTCGCGTCGCGGTCGCAGGCGACGGTTCACCGCGATCTGCCCGACGTCGCCGTCGAGCCCGACCCGATGCGCGCGGCGGTGTCGCCCGACGTCGACCTCGTGGTGATCGCGGCGCCGAACGATGCGCACTATCCACTCGCGCGCGCGGCGCTGCAGGCCGGCAAGCACGTCGTCGTCGACAAGCCGATGACACCGCGGCTCGAGGAAGCGACCGACCTGGTGCGACTGGCGCACGCCAACGGCCGTCTGCTGGCGGTCTTTCACAATCGACGGTGGGACAGCGACTTTCTCTCCGTCAGGGAGGCGATACGCAAGGGCGCCGTCGGCGACGTATGGCATCTCGAATCCCGCATCGAACGGTTCCGACCGGAGGTGCGCGACCGTTGGCGCGAACGCCCGGGCCCGGCAGGCGGTCTGTGGTGGGATCTGGGGCCCCACGTCGTCGACCAGGCGCTCGTGCTGCTCGGGTGGCCCGATACGGTGCAGGCGAGCTTCGCGATGCAGCGCGCCGGCGCGTCGACGGATGACTGGGCGCACGTCGTTCTCGGCTTCGGTGAGCGGCGCGCAGTGCTGCATACCAGCATGACGGCCGCGGCATCCGGTGCGCGGTTCGTCGTGCATGGGCGCGCCGGCACGCTGGTCAAGGAGCGAGCCGACCGCCAGGAGTCACAGTTGATCGCAGGGCTTCGCCCTGGCGACGACGACTGGGGCGTGGATCCCGACCCGCTCGTTTGGCACAAGGCGGATGGGTCCATCGAAACCGTGCCGGCCACGCGCGGCGACCAGTCGCAGTTCTACGTCGAGCTGTGCAGCGCACTCGCGGGCGAGCGCGCGAATCCCGTGCCGCCCGACCAGGCAGTCCGCGTCATGCGTGTCCTGGAGGCGGCGATCGAGGCGGCGTCGCAACGGCGAACGGTGGAGCTGCCGCAACTCGACTGA
- a CDS encoding M48 family metallopeptidase, translated as MKPALLATALTFTLAALCGVADARQPLHLVSDAQLAQMGQDEFAKMKATQKMSTDTRQQAAVACVVNSLRAVLPAPYSSQQWEARVFVDDTPNAFALPGGKVGVNTGMFKVVQSQDELAAVLGHEMGHIVARHTNERVSRQLLTQTGVQLLGAVASHHASAATTRGLVNVAGAGGQLFFLLPNSRTQEAEADALGQRYMAQAGFDPARAVTLWQHMDSISKSRPPQFLSTHPNPANRLHDLSASAPALQPVAAAARRAGRNPKCF; from the coding sequence ATGAAACCGGCCCTGCTCGCAACCGCCCTGACGTTCACCCTCGCCGCGCTGTGCGGCGTCGCTGACGCGCGCCAACCGTTGCACCTGGTGTCCGATGCGCAGCTCGCGCAGATGGGCCAGGACGAGTTCGCCAAGATGAAGGCGACGCAGAAGATGTCGACCGACACGCGCCAGCAGGCCGCCGTCGCCTGCGTCGTCAATTCGTTGCGCGCCGTGTTGCCCGCGCCCTACTCGTCGCAGCAATGGGAAGCGCGCGTCTTCGTCGACGACACGCCCAACGCGTTCGCGCTGCCGGGCGGCAAGGTCGGCGTGAACACCGGCATGTTCAAGGTCGTGCAGTCGCAGGACGAACTCGCGGCGGTCCTGGGCCATGAGATGGGTCACATCGTCGCGCGTCACACCAATGAGCGCGTGTCGCGCCAGCTCCTCACGCAGACCGGCGTGCAGCTGCTCGGTGCGGTCGCCAGCCATCATGCATCCGCCGCGACCACGCGCGGCCTCGTCAATGTCGCCGGCGCCGGCGGTCAGCTCTTCTTCCTGCTGCCCAACTCACGCACGCAGGAAGCCGAGGCGGACGCGCTCGGCCAGCGCTACATGGCGCAGGCCGGGTTCGACCCTGCGCGCGCGGTGACGCTTTGGCAGCACATGGACAGCATTTCGAAGAGCCGTCCACCGCAGTTCCTGTCGACGCACCCGAACCCCGCCAATCGCCTGCACGACCTCAGCGCGAGCGCGCCGGCCCTGCAACCGGTCGCGGCTGCGGCGCGACGTGCGGGTCGGAATCCGAAGTGCTTCTGA
- a CDS encoding prepilin-type N-terminal cleavage/methylation domain-containing protein, protein MHRIGRRAEDGLTLVELVLVVAMILVLAAIANIGYRSIVERARVSHAIADIGELSMRIERYHTNNFDYPESLADIGESARLDPWGNPYYYTLLTGTKGHGTARKDHRLNPLNADYDLFSAGSDGVFKTQITQKDSLDDVIRARGGSYVGLAEDY, encoded by the coding sequence ATGCATCGGATAGGCCGGCGCGCCGAGGACGGGCTGACGCTGGTGGAACTGGTGCTGGTGGTGGCGATGATCCTCGTGCTGGCGGCGATCGCGAACATCGGCTACCGGTCGATCGTTGAACGCGCCCGCGTCTCCCACGCGATCGCCGATATCGGCGAGCTCAGCATGCGCATCGAGCGCTACCACACCAACAACTTCGACTATCCCGAGAGTCTTGCCGACATCGGCGAGTCCGCGCGCCTCGATCCGTGGGGCAACCCGTACTACTACACGCTGTTGACCGGCACCAAAGGCCATGGCACGGCGCGCAAGGACCATCGCCTGAACCCGCTCAACGCCGATTACGACCTCTTCAGCGCCGGGAGCGATGGCGTGTTCAAGACGCAGATCACCCAGAAGGACAGCCTGGACGACGTGATCCGCGCGCGCGGCGGCAGCTACGTCGGCCTCGCGGAGGATTACTGA
- a CDS encoding DsbA family oxidoreductase — protein sequence MNTPSTAVPVRIDFVSDVVCPWCAIGLASLEQAIARVGDDVAVELHVQPFELNPDMPPEGEPIDEHLGRKYGLSPVQLQQNRERLRERGADVGVDFAMGARTRTYNTFDAHRLLHWAAEMDKQVPLKHALLRAYFTDGENVSDHATLVRLAAQVGLPADRAAAILASNAYADEVRADEQMFLRAGISSVPAIILDREYLISGGQPVEVFEQALRQIAGKRRG from the coding sequence ATGAATACACCGTCCACTGCTGTTCCCGTCCGCATCGACTTCGTCTCGGACGTCGTCTGCCCGTGGTGCGCGATCGGGCTGGCGTCGCTGGAGCAGGCGATCGCGCGCGTTGGTGACGACGTTGCCGTCGAGCTGCACGTGCAGCCGTTCGAACTCAATCCGGACATGCCGCCCGAGGGCGAGCCGATCGATGAGCACCTGGGCCGGAAATACGGTCTGTCGCCCGTGCAGCTGCAGCAGAACCGCGAGCGCCTGCGCGAGCGCGGTGCGGATGTGGGCGTCGACTTCGCGATGGGCGCGCGCACGCGCACCTACAACACCTTCGACGCACACCGCCTGCTGCACTGGGCCGCGGAGATGGACAAGCAGGTGCCGTTGAAGCACGCGCTGCTGCGCGCCTACTTCACCGACGGCGAGAACGTTAGCGATCACGCGACGCTGGTGCGCCTGGCGGCCCAGGTCGGACTCCCGGCGGACCGCGCGGCGGCCATCCTCGCGTCGAACGCGTACGCGGACGAGGTCCGCGCCGACGAACAGATGTTCCTGCGCGCCGGCATCAGCTCGGTGCCCGCGATCATCCTCGACCGCGAGTACCTGATCTCCGGCGGCCAGCCGGTCGAGGTCTTCGAGCAGGCGCTGCGGCAGATCGCGGGCAAGCGCCGCGGCTGA
- a CDS encoding PA4780 family RIO1-like protein kinase, producing MKTPPSLQTLIDDGVIDEVLRPLKSGKEAAVYVVRAGDDVRCAKVYKDMAQRSFKQRVQYQEGRKVRGSREARAIEKASKYGKKQQETAWKNTEVDALYLLRDAGVRVPTPYGYFHGVLVMELVTDAEGFSAPRLGEVELTPEQARAFHVVLVRQVVRMLCCGLIHGDLSEYNVLVGPDGPVIIDFPQVVSAVGNNAARTMLLRDVNNLTASLGRWAPELLDTWFAEEMWALYEAGELQPDTPLTGRFTAELRHVDIDSVREAINDARELALIRQQGREEAQYDD from the coding sequence GTGAAGACACCGCCCAGCCTGCAGACGCTCATCGACGATGGCGTGATCGACGAAGTGTTGCGCCCGCTCAAGAGCGGCAAGGAAGCTGCGGTGTACGTGGTGCGCGCGGGCGACGACGTGCGCTGCGCGAAGGTCTACAAGGACATGGCGCAGCGCAGCTTCAAGCAACGCGTGCAATACCAGGAAGGTCGCAAGGTACGCGGCAGCCGCGAGGCGCGCGCGATCGAAAAGGCCAGCAAGTACGGCAAGAAGCAACAGGAAACCGCCTGGAAGAACACCGAGGTGGACGCGCTGTACCTGCTGCGCGACGCCGGCGTGCGCGTGCCCACGCCCTACGGCTACTTCCATGGCGTGCTGGTGATGGAACTCGTCACCGACGCCGAAGGCTTTTCCGCACCACGACTGGGTGAGGTCGAACTGACGCCGGAGCAGGCACGCGCGTTCCACGTGGTGCTGGTGCGCCAGGTGGTGCGGATGCTGTGCTGCGGGCTGATCCACGGCGATCTGTCCGAATACAACGTGCTGGTCGGCCCCGACGGCCCCGTGATCATCGACTTCCCGCAGGTGGTGAGCGCGGTCGGCAACAACGCCGCGCGCACGATGCTGCTGCGCGACGTGAACAACCTCACCGCGAGTCTGGGGCGCTGGGCACCGGAGCTTCTCGACACGTGGTTCGCCGAAGAGATGTGGGCGTTGTACGAAGCCGGCGAGCTGCAGCCCGACACGCCGCTGACCGGCCGCTTCACCGCCGAGCTTCGCCACGTCGACATCGACAGCGTGCGCGAGGCCATCAACGACGCACGCGAGCTTGCGCTCATCCGCCAACAGGGCCGCGAGGAAGCGCAGTACGACGATTGA
- a CDS encoding EAL domain-containing protein yields MSNRSGLRIEGTWLRSRLARRVFLMFCAMAFVPAALVFWLTWRQADRAIDTSEHRNVRAETRFVAFTVLSRLQSAEALLARIADLGGVYAPGETHLFDAVIQRPLDAGVAASMLPRLHVWTRPASHDTRVVLLTTRRRPDGLTTLYAGILSPHYLLHPDEDVVDGTRVCMHSGTQTVGCAGHVDNDARIMRDTWDLDLKAEFGAPAWRFESEHEHAAIPDLQVHWFALLAAGLLLMATLMSLVQIRRMLVPLEALMDRIRLFSGSRGPAGAARAPDELAALSTTFDDMQQRIGGQLARLRGLSTVDSGIVSRQSLDDILALVASELRALPGIADAAIVVELSTHGMRDVHLAGRSNGPLDHGTVLRLLDSPTLDAVDSAWQPIATQDGDSSGRDAPAYRLAIGESGEPHAWVVLLAHSATPSDETFDAARQLADRVSIALALDARERRLVHQSRHDALTDLPNRLAAIEALDAALAASSGPFAVVFMDLDRFKSVNDGLGHALGDGLLVEVAGRLRGALPHGDMVARFGGDEFVLLLHNVARAEDLEDIRARIDEALAVPVVLDSHVMALRYSAGVAFHPADGDNAHELVQKADVAMYRAKQDGGGRFAVYSPGMNEAAREEVELVAALRAALAANALDVYYQPRIDARTGARTGMEALARWHDPQRGWIPPARFVPLAERHGLIDALGAFVLHAACAHIAGWRAHGLQFGRVAINVSSEQLRAGTLVDDMGRVLDAMGAQWSDFEVEITESLLIADVETSARQLQALRELGVTVAIDDFGTGYSSLAYLARLPLDTIKIDRAFVVALEEAGTASVVKSILALATALGKRVITEGVETDAQLHVLQGWGCSVFQGYLFHRPMPAGDVQRLLESAAVAGTAV; encoded by the coding sequence ATGTCGAACCGTTCGGGCCTCCGCATCGAAGGCACGTGGCTGCGCAGCCGACTGGCGCGGCGCGTCTTCCTCATGTTCTGCGCGATGGCGTTCGTGCCGGCTGCACTGGTGTTCTGGCTGACGTGGCGCCAGGCCGATCGCGCCATCGATACGTCCGAACACCGCAACGTCCGCGCGGAGACGCGCTTCGTCGCCTTCACCGTGCTGAGCCGCCTGCAGAGCGCCGAAGCGCTGCTCGCGCGCATCGCCGACCTGGGCGGCGTCTACGCGCCCGGCGAAACGCATCTGTTCGACGCGGTGATCCAGCGTCCGCTCGATGCGGGCGTCGCGGCGTCCATGCTGCCGCGCCTGCACGTGTGGACCCGGCCCGCGTCGCACGACACCCGTGTCGTCCTGCTGACGACGCGACGTCGGCCTGACGGATTGACCACGCTCTACGCCGGCATCCTGTCCCCGCACTACCTGCTGCATCCGGACGAGGACGTCGTCGATGGCACGCGCGTCTGCATGCACTCCGGCACGCAGACCGTCGGATGTGCGGGCCACGTCGACAACGACGCACGCATCATGCGTGATACGTGGGACCTCGACCTGAAGGCGGAATTCGGCGCGCCAGCCTGGCGTTTCGAAAGCGAACACGAACACGCGGCGATTCCCGATCTGCAGGTGCACTGGTTCGCACTGCTCGCCGCCGGCCTGCTGCTGATGGCGACGTTGATGAGCCTGGTGCAGATCCGTCGCATGCTGGTGCCGCTGGAAGCGCTGATGGACCGCATCCGTCTGTTCTCGGGCTCGCGCGGCCCCGCAGGCGCCGCGCGCGCGCCCGACGAACTCGCCGCGTTGTCGACGACGTTCGACGACATGCAACAGCGCATCGGCGGCCAGCTCGCGCGTCTGCGCGGACTGTCGACCGTCGATTCCGGGATCGTGTCGCGCCAGTCGCTGGACGACATCCTCGCGCTCGTCGCCTCGGAGCTGCGCGCACTGCCCGGTATCGCCGATGCCGCGATCGTCGTGGAGCTGTCCACCCACGGCATGCGCGACGTGCACCTTGCCGGGCGATCGAACGGCCCGCTCGATCACGGAACCGTGCTGCGCTTGCTCGATTCGCCGACGTTGGACGCCGTCGATTCGGCCTGGCAGCCCATCGCGACGCAAGACGGCGATTCGTCCGGACGCGATGCACCGGCGTATCGCCTCGCCATCGGCGAGTCCGGCGAACCGCACGCGTGGGTCGTGCTCCTTGCGCATAGCGCGACGCCGAGCGACGAGACATTCGATGCGGCGCGGCAGCTCGCCGATCGCGTGTCGATTGCACTGGCGCTCGACGCCCGCGAACGCCGGCTGGTGCACCAGTCGCGACACGATGCGCTGACCGACCTGCCCAATCGCCTTGCGGCGATCGAAGCGCTGGACGCCGCGCTCGCCGCATCCAGTGGGCCGTTCGCGGTGGTCTTCATGGACCTCGACCGCTTCAAGTCGGTCAACGATGGCCTGGGTCACGCACTCGGTGACGGCTTGCTGGTCGAGGTGGCGGGTCGTCTGCGCGGCGCGCTGCCGCACGGCGACATGGTGGCGCGCTTCGGCGGCGACGAGTTCGTGCTGCTGCTGCACAACGTTGCTCGCGCAGAGGACCTCGAAGACATCCGTGCGCGCATCGACGAGGCGCTCGCCGTGCCCGTGGTGCTCGATTCGCACGTCATGGCGCTGCGCTACAGCGCCGGCGTCGCATTCCATCCCGCCGACGGCGACAACGCACACGAGCTCGTGCAGAAGGCCGACGTGGCGATGTACCGGGCCAAGCAGGACGGTGGCGGTCGCTTCGCGGTGTACTCGCCCGGCATGAACGAGGCCGCGCGCGAAGAGGTTGAACTCGTCGCCGCGCTGCGTGCCGCACTGGCGGCGAACGCGCTCGACGTCTATTACCAGCCGCGTATCGACGCGCGCACCGGTGCACGCACCGGCATGGAGGCGCTGGCGCGCTGGCACGATCCGCAGCGCGGCTGGATTCCGCCGGCGCGATTCGTGCCGCTGGCGGAGCGCCACGGTCTCATCGATGCGCTGGGCGCGTTCGTGCTGCACGCGGCATGCGCACACATCGCCGGGTGGCGCGCACACGGGCTCCAGTTCGGGCGCGTCGCGATCAACGTGTCGAGCGAGCAGTTGCGCGCCGGCACGCTCGTCGACGACATGGGACGTGTCCTGGATGCCATGGGCGCGCAGTGGTCGGACTTCGAGGTCGAGATCACCGAATCGCTGCTGATCGCCGACGTCGAAACCAGCGCGCGCCAGCTGCAGGCGTTGCGCGAGCTGGGCGTCACCGTCGCGATCGACGACTTCGGCACCGGCTACAGCTCGCTGGCCTACCTCGCGCGCCTGCCGCTGGACACCATCAAGATCGATCGCGCCTTCGTCGTCGCGCTCGAGGAAGCCGGCACCGCGTCGGTGGTGAAGTCGATCCTCGCGCTCGCCACCGCACTCGGAAAGCGCGTCATTACCGAAGGCGTGGAAACCGATGCGCAGCTGCACGTGCTGCAGGGCTGGGGCTGCAGCGTCTTCCAGGGTTATCTGTTCCACCGCCCGATGCCGGCCGGGGATGTGCAGCGGCTGCTCGAATCGGCAGCGGTGGCGGGAACGGCGGTCTGA
- a CDS encoding dihydrofolate reductase family protein, whose translation MSKVFVNIGLSLDGYMAPEGMTMQHWTTPDYKDWGAKWGALMGWLLKTAYFRENLKFGPGGETGPVNDMARYTMERTGANILGKRMFEQGEASWPEEAPFHTPVYVLTHEKREPWVRPGGTTFHFVNDGPESALAQARASAGDRDVRISGGADVIQQYLNLGAVDELEIAIAPVLLGGGRRLFENLREPVPRFRIDQVINGSSATHVRYVRE comes from the coding sequence ATGAGCAAGGTCTTCGTGAATATCGGGCTCAGCCTCGATGGCTATATGGCGCCCGAAGGCATGACCATGCAGCACTGGACCACGCCCGACTACAAGGACTGGGGCGCGAAGTGGGGTGCGCTCATGGGGTGGCTGCTCAAGACGGCGTACTTTCGCGAGAACCTGAAGTTCGGGCCCGGCGGCGAAACCGGGCCGGTCAACGACATGGCCCGCTACACGATGGAGCGCACCGGCGCCAACATCCTCGGCAAGCGCATGTTCGAACAGGGCGAGGCCTCATGGCCTGAAGAAGCGCCCTTCCACACGCCGGTCTATGTGCTGACGCACGAGAAGCGCGAACCCTGGGTGCGACCCGGCGGCACGACATTCCATTTCGTCAACGACGGCCCGGAAAGCGCACTTGCACAGGCCCGTGCTTCGGCCGGCGATCGCGACGTCCGCATCTCCGGCGGCGCCGATGTCATCCAGCAATACCTGAATCTCGGCGCGGTCGATGAACTCGAGATCGCGATCGCACCGGTGCTGCTCGGTGGCGGTCGACGCCTGTTCGAAAACCTGCGCGAGCCCGTACCGCGTTTCCGGATCGACCAGGTGATCAACGGCTCGTCGGCGACGCACGTGCGCTACGTGCGGGAGTAG
- a CDS encoding cytochrome c, protein MSATARGFLLGVVTALGLAALGAVAFVHAGAYPIGADVPHAPMTLRLIDTLRDASTERAAQSVTVPRDLDDRAVIAQGAHEYAEECTGCHLAPGMTTSELRAGLYPQPPNLAQDGIDNDAEAFWIIKHGIKMSAMPAWGRTHDDRTLWSLVAFVRQMPKLTPAQYHALVASRAPADHDGS, encoded by the coding sequence ATGTCCGCCACCGCACGCGGCTTCCTTCTCGGCGTCGTCACTGCGCTGGGCCTCGCCGCATTGGGCGCGGTCGCGTTCGTCCATGCAGGCGCCTACCCGATCGGCGCCGACGTTCCCCACGCGCCGATGACGCTTCGCCTGATCGACACCCTGCGCGATGCGTCGACCGAGCGCGCCGCGCAGTCGGTCACCGTCCCACGCGACCTCGATGACCGCGCAGTGATCGCACAGGGCGCGCACGAATACGCCGAAGAGTGCACGGGCTGCCACCTGGCGCCGGGCATGACCACCAGCGAGCTTCGCGCCGGCCTGTATCCGCAGCCGCCGAACCTCGCGCAGGACGGCATCGACAACGACGCCGAAGCGTTCTGGATCATCAAGCACGGCATCAAGATGAGTGCGATGCCGGCGTGGGGACGCACGCATGACGATCGGACGCTGTGGTCGCTCGTGGCGTTCGTCCGTCAGATGCCGAAGTTGACGCCCGCGCAGTACCACGCACTGGTCGCGTCCCGCGCGCCCGCGGATCACGACGGCAGCTGA
- a CDS encoding YaeQ family protein, with amino-acid sequence MSPKATVVKVELQVSDMDRHYYASHALTLAQHPSETDTRLLVRLIAFALFADDRLEFGRGLSDEEEPALWRRDYTDAIEQWIEVGQPDESRLRKAAGRAREVIVVGYGGNAAEMWWSRNAATLARLSNLTVLDFDSAELDAAQPLLTRGARLTAMIQDGELQLMDAERSVALRPRIRQGGTPR; translated from the coding sequence ATGTCCCCGAAAGCTACCGTCGTGAAGGTCGAGCTGCAGGTCAGCGACATGGATCGGCATTACTACGCCTCGCACGCGCTCACGCTGGCGCAGCATCCGTCGGAGACCGACACGCGCCTGCTGGTGCGGCTGATCGCATTCGCGCTGTTCGCCGATGACCGCCTCGAGTTCGGGCGCGGCCTCAGCGACGAGGAGGAGCCCGCGCTGTGGCGCCGCGACTACACCGACGCGATCGAACAGTGGATCGAAGTCGGCCAACCCGACGAGTCGCGCCTGCGCAAGGCGGCCGGACGTGCGCGCGAGGTCATCGTCGTCGGCTACGGCGGCAACGCGGCGGAGATGTGGTGGTCGCGCAACGCGGCGACGCTCGCGCGCCTGTCGAACCTCACCGTGCTCGATTTCGACAGCGCGGAACTCGACGCCGCGCAGCCGCTGTTGACGCGCGGTGCGCGCCTCACCGCGATGATCCAGGACGGCGAACTGCAACTGATGGATGCCGAGCGCAGCGTCGCGCTGCGTCCGCGCATTCGACAGGGCGGCACGCCGCGCTAG
- a CDS encoding peptidoglycan-binding domain-containing protein, protein MNTHDAETLLQSWRLGHTSARYESSGGGAGTIAHVPGDHGGASYGEYQLSSRAGTLREYLNQSQYGAKFAGLVPGSPAFDNKWREVAHGDPGFAADQHQFIGRSHYGDQMHRLQARGIDLYHRGPAVQDCVWSTAVQMRALTPRVFERGLKEAYGQHVDVGELTDRQIVEAVQDYKIRHNAELFSKSPTLWNGLLRRAHEERKDLVGLAEAATLAPNAHPRVPAPAPQAPGPHVHRPEHPPHSAPRRHPHAQDSGLMEAQAALAHLGYTGADGRALDVDGRNGRNTHHAISQFQRDQGLHPTGHLDAASRAALKAEDRTMASSTHPLHDLYKQSLGAVMIAERERGVTTGRHSIALAGVVASEAVQAGLTRIDRVEIGANGRFARGVQFTAAGDVPLLNSTTETVNTQAAIQRSLAVSSDQALDVHRRLASVAEHQQRVSAPMRAPVL, encoded by the coding sequence ATGAATACGCATGATGCGGAAACGCTGTTGCAGTCATGGCGCCTCGGCCACACGTCGGCCCGCTACGAATCATCCGGCGGCGGCGCCGGGACCATCGCGCATGTGCCGGGCGACCATGGGGGCGCTTCCTATGGCGAGTACCAGCTCTCGAGTCGCGCCGGCACGTTGCGCGAATATCTGAACCAGTCGCAGTACGGTGCAAAGTTCGCTGGGTTGGTGCCCGGCTCGCCGGCATTCGACAACAAGTGGCGTGAGGTCGCGCATGGCGATCCAGGCTTCGCAGCCGATCAACACCAGTTCATAGGTCGAAGCCACTACGGCGACCAGATGCATCGCCTACAAGCGCGCGGGATCGATCTCTACCACCGTGGACCGGCGGTGCAGGACTGTGTCTGGAGCACGGCTGTCCAAATGCGGGCTTTGACACCGCGAGTCTTCGAGCGCGGACTGAAAGAGGCATACGGTCAGCATGTCGACGTCGGCGAGCTGACCGATCGGCAGATCGTGGAGGCGGTTCAGGACTACAAGATTCGCCACAACGCTGAACTCTTTTCGAAATCGCCAACGTTGTGGAACGGACTGCTTCGGCGAGCGCATGAAGAGCGCAAGGACTTGGTGGGGCTCGCGGAAGCGGCGACGTTGGCACCGAACGCACACCCGCGGGTACCGGCGCCAGCGCCGCAAGCCCCAGGCCCTCACGTGCATCGACCAGAGCACCCGCCGCACAGCGCTCCCCGGCGTCATCCGCATGCGCAGGACAGCGGGCTGATGGAGGCTCAGGCCGCGCTAGCGCATCTCGGCTACACCGGCGCCGACGGTCGCGCCCTCGACGTTGACGGGCGCAATGGTCGCAACACGCACCACGCGATCTCGCAGTTCCAACGCGATCAGGGCCTGCATCCGACGGGACATCTCGACGCGGCGTCTCGTGCAGCTCTGAAAGCTGAGGACCGGACCATGGCGAGCTCCACGCACCCACTACACGATCTCTACAAGCAGTCGCTCGGCGCCGTAATGATCGCCGAGCGGGAAAGGGGCGTAACGACGGGGCGTCACTCGATCGCTTTGGCCGGTGTCGTGGCCTCTGAGGCTGTGCAGGCAGGACTGACGCGCATCGATCGCGTCGAGATCGGTGCGAATGGTCGATTCGCTCGCGGGGTGCAATTTACTGCCGCCGGCGACGTTCCACTGTTGAACTCGACGACCGAGACCGTCAACACGCAGGCCGCGATCCAACGCTCGCTAGCGGTCAGTAGCGACCAAGCATTGGATGTCCACCGGCGACTGGCCTCCGTCGCGGAACATCAGCAACGTGTGTCCGCGCCAATGCGAGCGCCTGTGCTTTAA